The Proteiniborus ethanoligenes genomic interval ATTCATCATCCATTTTAATGAAAATCCTTTTGGAGGAAAGATTAAGGATTTGTCAGGACCAAAGGATGTAGCAATGATGATTGCTAAAGGTGCTAGTAAAAAGAAATACACTAGAAAAGCAAATATACTTAATCCTTTACTTTTTTTATTCACTGACATCACCCCCTAGAATTTAACTTTCTTGCAAAGGAATTAATAATTCCGCTGACTAAGATTGTCACAATAATCATTATAGTAGCCACAACTGCAGCAGTATCCCAGTCAAATAGTGTCATAGCATTTTGATATATAACCGTTGCAAGAACTCTTGACTTTGTACCACCTAGTAGCTGGGGAGTAGTATAAGCTGTTAAGCTTCCTGTAAATACTAGTACACTACCTACTATTAAGCCAGGTACACTTAGTGGAAAAATCACCTTCATAAATGCCTTAAACCTTGTAGCTCCCAAACTCTCTGCAGCCATTATTAAGTCCTTGTCTATATTTTCAAGTACACCTACTAAGGATAATATCATCAATGGCATAAATAAATATACAAATCCAACTACTATTGAAAATTCATTATATAGCAATGATAAAGGCTCCCTTATAAGACCTATCTTTATCAATAGATTGTTTACTATGCCATATTTCCCTAGTATAACCATCCAGCTAAATGACCTTACTACAGGACTTGTCAGCATAGGAAACACTGATAAAGCAATATATAAGCCTCTTTTATTTACATTAGTCTTGCTAATATAATAGGCCGTTGGAAATCCTAAAACTGCAGATATTACAGTTGATATCAATGCTAGCTTTAAAGTTCTTAGTAAAATAGTAATATAGTAATCATCCTTAAAGAACTCAATATATCTGCTTAGTGTGAAGCTTCCTTCACTAGCAAAGGAACCAGAAATCAGCATGACTAATGGAAGTATCGCAAAAACTAGTAAAAAAAGAAATCCTGGAGCTAGAAGCAAATAAAACGAATATTTCTTCACTTTAACCATCCTTTCCTTTAAGCTTTAACTCTCCGAGTATTTTATGTTTTAAAGCTATTTCTGTAATGTTATCCAATAATACTCTTTAAAAACATTTTCATAAATTTATCTCTATCTAATTCTAAAGCCACTCTAACATTAGGCTTTTTCCCATATCTATTATTAAAGTCACATATGCTCTGTCCATCAGACAATCTGCTAGAGTATTCCACATCTACAAAATAATCCTTCATCTCAACAATGCTCTCGTCCATGGCCACTGCTACAGCAAGAGGATCATGGAGTAAGCATCTTCTAACATCCTTGCCTATTGAAGCTCTATCTATATAATGATTAGTAATATTCTTAACAAAATTAGTTACATCTGAGTTGTTTACAATATTGTCTAGGTCTGATTCAAATAATGGAGCTTTTCTGGTCACATCCAGCCCTATTAATTTTATAGGCACTCCACTGTTCAATACTTCATAAGCACTTTCTGGGTCAGTATAGAAGTTAAATTCAGCAACAGGGCTTTCATTTCCACGTCCATCTACCACTCCCCCCATAATATAAAGCTCTTTTATTTTAGCTATTATCTCTGGAGCTTTTTTAAAGGCCATTGCTAGGTTTGTAAGAGGAGCTAGCATTATCATTGATATTTCACCAGGATGACTATTTATTTCATCTATTATAAAGTCTACCCCATGCTTTTCATTCTTTTTCTTTATATTTATATCCTTTAGTTCGCCAGCTAAACCATTTTCTCCATGTACTGACTCTTTAAAAATTATTTCTCTAGCTATGGGATAGCTACAGCCTTCATATACTTCTATATCATCACGCTTTAATAGCTTTAACACCTTAAGGGTATTCTCTGTAGCTAGTTCTACTGGAATA includes:
- a CDS encoding ABC transporter permease encodes the protein MVKVKKYSFYLLLAPGFLFLLVFAILPLVMLISGSFASEGSFTLSRYIEFFKDDYYITILLRTLKLALISTVISAVLGFPTAYYISKTNVNKRGLYIALSVFPMLTSPVVRSFSWMVILGKYGIVNNLLIKIGLIREPLSLLYNEFSIVVGFVYLFMPLMILSLVGVLENIDKDLIMAAESLGATRFKAFMKVIFPLSVPGLIVGSVLVFTGSLTAYTTPQLLGGTKSRVLATVIYQNAMTLFDWDTAAVVATIMIIVTILVSGIINSFARKLNSRG
- a CDS encoding nucleoside hydrolase yields the protein MKQVIIDVDTGIDDALALILAINSGKFDIKGITTVCGNIPVELATENTLKVLKLLKRDDIEVYEGCSYPIAREIIFKESVHGENGLAGELKDINIKKKNEKHGVDFIIDEINSHPGEISMIMLAPLTNLAMAFKKAPEIIAKIKELYIMGGVVDGRGNESPVAEFNFYTDPESAYEVLNSGVPIKLIGLDVTRKAPLFESDLDNIVNNSDVTNFVKNITNHYIDRASIGKDVRRCLLHDPLAVAVAMDESIVEMKDYFVDVEYSSRLSDGQSICDFNNRYGKKPNVRVALELDRDKFMKMFLKSIIG